The Prosthecobacter fusiformis sequence TTCACAGCCGCCTTTTAGCGTCTCTTGGTCATCCACTTCTGCCTCCGAAAGATGATGGGCAAACCACTCTTTACCGAAGAGGGCATTGCTGCTGTGTGTATCCATTTTCGATAATCGGTAAGGGCACAGACTGTTGTCTTCACCGGTCAAAGCATGACTCCCATAAGAGTCCCTAACGAGTATAACAAACAGACCGCCGCCGCCGTCCACCAAGCTATGATAACAATCCAATACCCGGCAAAGTTTTTATGCCGGTCGAATTCATAGAATCTAATCTCCGCCTTACCCGTGACCAATCCCCTGACGCCCATCAATCCAAAGATGAGAGCCAGCGCAAAGGCACCCAGCGCAGATTTGATTTCATGACTCATCCATGGACCTCCTTTGCAAAATGGGTGGTCATAGCCTTTGGCCTTTGGGGCAGTATCACCAGCACTCGATACGATACCATTCGACTTGTGTCCATCCCAGGGGATACGAGTCCACCGTAGGGCGGGTGTGTCCGGCGGAGGAAGCTATGAGTGCTCATCAGCGTGGTCGCCGGATTACCCGCCTGGCTTGGGAATGTGGTAGCGAGCGAGACATCCAAAGAGGCGGGTAATTCTGCGACAGCATCAGGGGTGAATTCGATCCCGCTCGCGCAGAACACACCCGCCCTACGGCCCGGAGGTCCAATCATTGGATTTCATGATGGCATTGTTGAACCACACGGTGGCTTCTTCAGGCTGGAGCTTGGCTTGGAAGGGGTTCTTGGCGATGTAACGCACCGCCTGACGGAAATGATCAGCGTCCCGGATGATCCGATCAAAGGTTTCCTGCTGCCAGACCCGACCGCGTCGGCCGGTCATGCGATTGAGAGATTCACTCGAATGACGTTTCCAGGAGCCCGTGAGTTTTTCCAAATCCTGTCCCGCCATTGGCCGACATAGGGCATGCACATGATTGGGCATAATGACGAAAGCCATCATCTCACAACGCCGACCTTCGAAGTGATGCAGGGTGGTATCCACAAGACGGCGATGGCGTTCATTCCGAAGCAGGCATTCACCATGGCCTTCATCAAGCAACGATTCGAGCTTGAGCAGGTGCCCTCGTTGAAACTCGACCCAGGCCAAGTGCTCCTCGGCGGGTAACTGGCCCTCATGTTTCGCTGCCGCCTCCAGCAACTTATGTTTCCACATCTTCAGTTGGTCGCGCATTGCCTGAAGGATGTCCGCAGGGATGGAGTCATTGAGACGAAAGGTGGTGAGGTAGCAAGCTCCCGGCAGTCGCCAGTGAGGCAAATGACGCTCATAGGTATAGAATTCAACTTGAGGCGTGCGGCGGCACGGATCAAATCCCTGGAAGTCCTCCGGTAAGGGGATGTACGAGGGAATTCGCCAAGTCATGCCTGGATCTTTGGATCAGCTCTTACTTGAGGCAAGCCGAACGTTTGAACAGGCCAAATGTAGGGCGGGTGTATCCGGCGGAGGAAGCTATGAGTGCTCATCAGCGTGGTCGCCGGATTACC is a genomic window containing:
- a CDS encoding transposase; this encodes MTWRIPSYIPLPEDFQGFDPCRRTPQVEFYTYERHLPHWRLPGACYLTTFRLNDSIPADILQAMRDQLKMWKHKLLEAAAKHEGQLPAEEHLAWVEFQRGHLLKLESLLDEGHGECLLRNERHRRLVDTTLHHFEGRRCEMMAFVIMPNHVHALCRPMAGQDLEKLTGSWKRHSSESLNRMTGRRGRVWQQETFDRIIRDADHFRQAVRYIAKNPFQAKLQPEEATVWFNNAIMKSNDWTSGP